The Gloeobacter morelensis MG652769 genome contains the following window.
CGAGCCGCCGCGGCCCTTGGAGCAACCGGTGGCCTTGCCGAACAACTCCGCCATCACCGAGCGCGCCGAAACCCCTTTGGAAAGGGCATGGACGTGGTCGCGGTAGGTGCTCGTCACATAATCGTCGGGGCGCAAAGCTTTGATGACGCCCGTGGAGACGGCTTCCTGGCCGTTGTAGAGGTGCACAAAGCCGAACATTTTGCCGCGGTAGTACATCTGGGCGCAGGTGTCCTCGAACGTCCGCCCGAGGACCATATCGCGGTAGAGGGCCAGCGCCTCTGGGCGGTCGATGTGGTAGCGCGTCGGCGGTAGTTGTTGCTGGACCATCGTCATCCTCTGGGTGAAAGTCACGAAGTGTTGCGCTTCGCCCCTGTCGTAGCCCCACCATACTATGAGTTTGAATCGGACAAACGGTGTCGATTGTTCCAGAATCGGGGCCAAGTCGGTACGATGGTTGTCTGTGCGGACAGGAAATATGCAAATGACATCGATCGGACAGCTGCGCTCGCAGGTCACAAGTAAAGAGCGCTCGGCTGTGGAAGTGGCCAGGCAGTATCTGGAGCGGGCCGAAAGACTCGACACGGAGGTCCATGCCTTTTTGCGCCTCACCCCGGAGCGCGCCCTCGCAGCAGCTGAAGCCGTCGATGCAAAAATCGCCAGAGGCGAGGATCCGGGCCTGCTCGCCGGGGTGCCGGTCGCGATCAAGGACAACCTGTGCATGGTGGGCATTCCCACCACCTGCGCTTCCAAAATTCTTGAAAACTACCGCCCGCCCTACGAGTCGACCGTGACCCGCCTTTTGGAGGAGCAGGGGGCGCTCATCATCGGCAAGACCAACCTCGATGAATTTGCGATGGGCTCCTCGACCGAAAATTCCGCCTTCGGCCCGACGCGCAATCCCTGGGATCTGGGCCGCGTGCCGGGGGGCTCCTCGGGCGGTTCGGCGGCGGCGGTGGCAGCGGGGGGGGCGGTGGCCTCCCTGGGATCCGATACCGGCGGTTCGATCCGCCAGCCCGCATCTTTTTGCGGCGTGGTTGGCCTCAAGCCCACCTACGGGCTGGTCTCGCGCTACGGCCTGGTCGCTTTTGCCTCCTCGCTCGATCAAATTGGTCCCTTCACCCGGACGGTGGAGGATGCCGCCCTGGTGCTGCAGGCGATCGCGGGCCATGACCCCCTCGATTCGACCAGTCTGGCGGTGAACGTGCCCGATTATCGTCAGGCCCTGGTAAGCGACCTCAAGGGCGTAAAGGTGGGTTTCGTCAAAGAATTTTTTGCCGAGGGTCTCGATCCCGACGTGGCCGACGCCGTCTTCGAGGCAATCGAGGTGATGCGGGATCTGGGAGCTCAGATTCAGGAAGTGAGCTGCCCGCGCTTTGCCCGGGGGCTGTCGACTTATTACATCATCGCCACTTCCGAGGCGTCGGCCAACCTGGCGCGCTACGACGGCGTCAAATACGGTCTGCGCGATCGAGAGGCGGACGCGCTGGTGCCGATGTACGGACGAACCCGCGAGGAAGGGTTCGGCAGCGAAGTGAAGCGCCGCATCATGCTCGGTACCTACGCGCTATCGGCCGGTTACTACGACGCCTATTACTTAAAAGCCCAGAAGGTGCGCACACTCATCAAACAGGACTACCTGGACGCCTTCGCCAAAGTCGACGTGCTGGTCGGTCCCACCGCCCCCACCACTGCCTTCGCCTTCGGCGACAAGGTGAGCGACCCGCTCAGCATGTACCTCTCGGACATTTACACCATCCCCCTCAACCTGGCGGGGGTGGCCGGGGCGAGCATCCCCTGCGGCTTCGACGCCAAGGGGCTGCCCATCGGCTTTCAGATCATGGCGAACGCCCTGGAGGAGGGCAAGCTTTTGCGGGCCGCCTACGCCTACGAGCAGGCCACCGAATGGCACAAACGCACCCCGGCCCTGGCGGCGGAAGCACTCACTCGCTGAGCAAAAAGATCAAAGGCCTGACGTCCTCCTCGCCCGGGGTCCATTCCCAATAGCGCACCAGAATCTGGTAGACCATCAGGCCGGTCTCCCCCTGGCCCGTGAGGATGTAGTTGAGCGACTGCTCGGTCATATTCTTGCGGGTAAGACCCAAAAAGATCGACACCGGGTCCATCAGTTCGCTCAGGTAGGCGATGGCGTTGGCGATGGCCACCGCCCCGAACACCTCGATGGTAAAATTCTCGCCCTCCTGGCGAATCTGCAGCCTGAGGCCACTGGTAAAGTCGCTGCAGTCGTCGCGCAAATTGACGTGCAAAAAGGCAAACGGGTTGCGAATGGTGTAGTAGGTGCGAATTTGGGTGGCTTTGCGCTCGCGGGGGGTCGGAGCGTTGCTGATCAGGGGTACCAGGCACACTTTTTTGCCCACCAGCTTCGGCCACAGTTCAGCGGACAGATCGTCTGCGAAGGCAACCTGCTCGACGCGCAACTCGGTAGCGCGCCTCAGGCGCGTCCAGAGCCCCACCGCCAGTACAAAGGCGATAAACAAGCTGGCGATGATCACCCCGTCCGGTCGTTCGATGTTGTTGTCCCACAGCGCGTAGGCGAAGATCGCCGCCACCAGCCAGAAATAGATGCTCAGCAGGCGGTCGCGGGTGCGGCGGTAGAGCTGTCCTTCGCGCCCCAACGAGAGCGCCACGGCAACCGCCGCCGAGAGGATCAGCGCCAGCACCCCGGTGGCATAGGCGCCCCCCTGCGCTTCTACGTTCGCATTAAATAGCCAGGTCACCAGCGCGTTGATGGCAAAGAGCACCAGCACCAGCGGCCGGTTATAGCTCACCCAGGAGGGGGCCATCCCGTAGCGCGGCAGGTAGCGCGGGATCAAGTTGAGCAGACCCACCATCGCCGAGGCGCCGGCAAACCAGAGAATGGCGATCGTCGAAACATCATAGATACTGCCGAACAGTTCCCCGAGATACTCGTGCGCCAGGTAGGCGAGCGAGCGCCCCGCGGCCGGTCCGCCCGTCCGGTACGCAGCCGGCTCGATGAGCAGCGTGGTCACAAAGCTTGAACTAATCAACAGCCCGCTCATCAGCACAGCTGCCGAGGTGAGCAGATAGCGGGCGTTGCGGATGCGGCCTTCGGGCGCGGGCTTGTTGCGGTCCTCAGGGTCGCCTTTGACCAGGGGAATGACCGACACCCCCGTCTCAAATCCGCTCAGTCCGAGGGCCAGCTTCGGAAAAGCGAGCGCCGCCAGCAGCACCAGGCCGGTCCAATCCCCCAGCGCCAGGAGATTGCCCTGCCAGCGGCCGATCAGCTCAGGTCTGGCGGCGATCTCCATCAGGCAACGGCCGAGCACCACAATATTGAGCAGGATGTAGGGCACTCCCACCGCCACGGCCAGACCGACCGCCTCCGAGAAGCCCATCAAGAAGACCACGGCGAGCAAGGCGAGCAACAGCAGCGTCAAAGGCAGGTTGAAACCTTCCAGGTACGGTTCGAGCAGGGGATTTTTGACGATGTGCTCCGCGGCGTCAGAAGCCGAAAGGGTCATCGTGATGATGAAACTGGTCGAGGCAAAGCCGATGAGTACCAGGACCAGCAACTTGCCCGACCAGCCCGAAAGCAGGTTTTCGAGCATCGCGATCGACCCCTGGCCGATGTAGGAGCGCTTGGCCACCTGAATATAGACCGGCAGTGCTCCCACCAGGGTGACGATCACCAGCATCAGCGTCGCCAGGGGTGAGATCGCGCCTGCCGCCAGCAGGGCAATGCCCGGTTGATAGCCCAAGGTCGAAAAGTAATCGACTCCCGTGAGCCAGAGCACCGCGTACCAGGGCTGAGCCTTCTCCGCGTGGTGCTCTCCCCCCGGTCCCCCAGCTTTAAACCAACGCCCTAGAGGAGTTTTGCCGGAGCCGGAGCCGGGGACGGGCAGCAATGGCAGCGTCTTCGTCATGACGAAAAACCACTCCAATCCAATTGCCTACCTACACTAACGGATCCAGTATTCCCGTGAACAAAAACACCGGAGCCCGAGGACTCCGGTGGAAAACTAGCATCGAGGGGGTTGGGGTCTGTACACAATGCTCCTAGGCACGCCCCGGGCCGAAATTAAGTTCCCCCGCCAGTGCGCGCGCCACGCACGAGCGCACCGCCTGACCGAAGCGCGCCTGGGAAAAGTTCTCCGCCCGGGCGCGGATGCGGTCGGGCCACCAGTGCAGCTGCTCGCAGCGCTCCACCGCCGCCACCAGCGCTTCGACCGTCTGCTCGCCAAAGAGCACGCCGCTTTCGCCGTCGGCCACCGTCTCGGTGGCGCCACCGCGCCCGTAGGCCACCACCGGCCGCCCGCACGCCTGCACCTCCACCGGCACGATGCCGAAGTCTTCTTCCCCCGGAAAGATCAAAGCCCGGCAGTTGGCGAACAAGTCCGCCAGTTGCTTGGGAGGTTGATAGGGCAAAAACACCACGTTCGGCCGCGCCTTAGCCCGCAGCCGCGCCAGATCCGGCCCTTCGCCCGCCACCCACAGCGGCAGCCCCAGGCGGTTAAAGGCTTCAACGGCCAGATCCAGACGTTTGTAGGGCACGAAGCGGCCCGCCGCCAGATAGTACTCGAGACTCGGAGCCGCCACCGGCTGAAAGAACTGGGTGTCCACGGGCGGATAGACGACCGTCGAAGGCCGCCGGTAAAACTTGGCGATGCGCTGCTGGACGTAGCGGGAATTGGCCATCAGGTAATCCGGCCTTTGGGCGGCCTGAAAGTCCCAGGTGCGCAGCGCACTGAGCACCAGCGGCATCAAGGCGCCCACCAGCGGCACCCGAAAATCGCGCTGGTACTCCCAGGTCATATCCCATAGGTAGCGCGTCGGCGTGTGGATATAACTCAGGTGCAGCGCGTCCTGGCGGGTGAGCACCCCTTTGGCGAAGGCGTGGGAACTAGAAATCACCACGTCAAATTCGCGCAGGTCGAAGCTCTCGTAGGCGGCGGGCATCAGGGGCAACACATACTGCAGCCGCCTCTGGTAGCTGGTGCTGCCCCCCAGGGGCAGTTTTTGCAAAAACGACGGGCGCACGTCGTAGCGGCGCCAGCGCTCGGGCATCGTCGCCGCCCCAAAGTAGCTGGTGTAGATGGGCGCCTCCGGAAACAACCCCTTGAGCGCCTCCACCACATTCTCCGAGCCGCCCTGCTTGATCAGGTACTCGTGGACGAGGGCGACTTTCACAGGGTGCGCCGGTTAACTGCCGGGTTTGTAGATGCCGATTTCACGCACGACATTGGTGCCGGTCTCCAGGCCGAAACTTACTCCAATGGCATCGTAATTGACGTAGTAGCGGTCCGGGCGGTTGGCGCGGGAGCGCTCCGGAAACGGAAACAGTTCGTTGTACCCGCCGGTGCCCGGATTGCCGTAGGCTTCGAGGATGTCGTTGTAGCCCGAACCGATGCGGATGCCCTTGTCGGTGACGGTGTTCGCGGCGGTCGAATAGATGCGGTCGGCAAAAAAGTTGAGTAGCGACGAGGACGGCTTGTAGTTGAGGACGATGTAGTCCGGGACGAACCAGATTTTTAGCTCGTCGCTCGGGCGCATGGCGTTGCTCTCGCCGCCGCGGAAGTACTCGACCGCCCCGGCCAGGCCCAGATCGCCCGTACCGGCGTTAAATCCGAGGGTCTTGTCGCCGATTTCGCCGCGCGCCGGGAAGACGTTTGGTTTGAGCGGCTGCCCCGGCTGAGAGGCGAGCAATTCGACCGCCCGCGGCAGCGGGTCTGTGCCGCTCGGTTCGGTAGGTTCGACCCCTTCGGCCAGGCCGCGACCGTCGCCGGTGCGCCAGCGGCCGGTCACCAACCGCACCGCCGCCCCACTGGGCAGCGCAAAACTTTCACTGAACAGATCTGCCCCCGCCGTGCGCGTGCCCAGCACCTGGGCGCGGCCGGTGCGGCCAAGTTGGGCGGCAAGCGCCTCCGCCCCGGCCCGCGTCTTTTTGTCGATGAGCACCACCACCGGAAGATCGACGGCCACCGCCCGCACTTTGCTGTCCCAGCGCCGGACGCTGTCGCGCGCCCCGACCGTCTGCACCAGCGGCGAAGCGCCGATCGGGAAAAAGAGCCGCGCTGTATCCGCCACCGACTGGGCGTCCTCGCCCGAGGCGCCGCGCAGATCGAGGATCACCCCGCGGCTGTGGTCCGCCTGGTGCAGGGCCTGGCTCACCTGGGAGGCAGAACCGAACCCCAGAGAAGCAACCCGCACCTGGGCAATACCTTCGCCTACGGGCGTCACCGACACACTCGCCCGGTCGCGCTGGCGCTCGCGCTGCAACTGCTCGGGTGTGAGCAGCGCGTCGCCCTTGCCGCCGTACTTGCCGAGCACCTTGGCAATCACCTCGTACTCGACCAGCTTCGGATCGCGGCCCTTGCCCTCGGTCTCCTGGGCGACCACCAGTTCGCGGTAGCTGCGCTCGCTGCTGAGGGACGCCGTGCGCCCCCCCTCATCGAGGGCCTGCTGCTGCAACAGCGCCACCACCGTCTGCAGATCCGCCCCCGCCTGGTAGCGGCTTGCGGCGATGCGCGGCGGCTCGGTAGCCGCGGGCAGTTGCGGCTCACCCTGGGCAAACACCGGCATCCCCGTTGCCCACAAGCATAATCCCCACCACCAGCCCGTCCGACGGTTCCAGCACTGTCTCGCCATCGCAGCGGCCCTCCAGGCGCTCCCCAACTCTAGATGTAGGGGTTGCAAGCAGCTTAGCTGAAGGCCAGCCACTAGGGCAAGTCTTGAAGCACTTTCGATTCGGCCAATCCGCTCAAACCGCGGACGGCAGCGGAACCGGTGCCGGACTGGCGGGTAGCCGTTGCGTCTCCTTGCGCTCGAGGGCGGCGCGCACCAGGCCGAAAAAGAGCGGATGGGGTTTGTTGGGCCGCGACTTGAATTCGGGGTGGAACTGGGTGGCGATGAAGTAGGGGTGATCGGCCAGTTCGATAATTTCGACCAGGCGCTCGTCGGGGGAGGTGCCGCTGATTTGAAAACCCGCTTCGATAATCGCTTTTCTGTAGGCGTTGTTGAATTCATAGCGGTGGCGATGGCGCTCGTAGACCAGCGACTCGCCGTAGAGGCGGTGGGCGAGGGTGCCTTCTTGCAGGCGGCAGGGCCAGAGCCCCAGGCGCATCGTGCCGCCGAGGTCCACCACGTCCGCCTGCTCAGGGAGCAGCGAAATGACCGGGTTGGGGGTCTGCGGGTCAAATTCGGTGCTGTTGGCGGCAAGGCCGGCGGTGTGGCGCGCCCACTCTATGACCGAGCACTGCATGCCGAGACATAGGCCCAAAAAGGGCAACTGGTGCCCGCGGGAAAACTCGATAGCGCTCACTTTGCCGTCGATGCCGCGCGAACCGAACCCCCCCGGCACCACCGCCCCATCGACGTTGTTCAGAAAATAACCGGCGCCGCGCTCCTCGACCGCCTCGGCGGAAACCCATTCGACTTTGACTTCGGCGTCGAGGGCGACCGCGGCGTGCCTGAGCGCTTCGACCACCGAAATGTAGGCGTCCGAGAGCCGCACGTACTTGCCGACGATGGCGATGGTCACCGAGCGCGAGGGGTTGCAGATGCGATCGACCAGGATTTCCCAATCGCGCAGGTCCGGCTGGCGCTGCTCGAGGCCCAAAAGCGTGATCGCCTGGTGGGCAAGCCCTTCGCGCTCCAGATTGAGGGGTACGGCGTAGATAGTCTGGGCGTCCTGGCAGGTGATCACCGCCCGCACCGGCACGTCGCAAAATTCAGAAATCTTGTCTTTGATGCCGACACTGAGCGGCCGGTCGGAGCGGCAGACCAGAATATCCGGCTGGATACCGATCGAGCGCAGTTCTTTGACCGAGTGCTGGGTGGGCTTGGTCTTCATCTCGCCCGCGGTTGGGATGTGCAGAATATAGGTGACGTGGATATACAGCACGTTCTCGCGGCCGACATCTTTACGAAACTGGCGGATCGCCTCCAGAAAGGGCAGCGACTCGATATCGCCCACGGTGCCGCCCACCTCGACAATCACCACATCCGGGTTGGTGTCGTGGGCCACCCGGCGGATGCGCTCTTTGATCTCGTTGGTGATGTGGGGGATGACCTGGACCGTGCCGCCCATGTAGTCGCCCCGGCGTTCTTTATTGATCACACTCTGGTAAATCGAGCCGGTGGTGACGTTGTTGAGCTTGGAGACGTCGGTATCGGTAAATCGCTCGTAGTGGCCCAGATCGAGATCGGTCTCGGCGCCGTCGTTGGTGACGAACACCTCGCCGTGCTGAAACGGGCTCATCGTGCCCGGATCGACGTTGATGTACGGATCGAGCTTGAGGATCGTCACCGAGTAGCCGCGCGATTTGAGCAGACGGCCCAACGAAGCGGCGACGATGCCTTTGCCGATCGAGGAGACGACACCGCCCGTTACGAATACATACTTTGTCATACCGGCATCACCCAGAACGCCCCAATTCGGTTGATTATAGCAAGCGAGCCGCAGCGGCGTTGCGGCCTGTGCGGACATGGCACTGCAACAACTATCTTGGAATAATCCGGCGCGTCTCCATAGACGGCTGTCCATGTTGGTGCCGTCGGTCCGGATGCTGAACAGGCTTTTCGAATCAGCTTTTAATATTCTTTGTAGCTTCGGTCTTGCAGACCGCGTTGCAGCCCATCAAAAACACTTCTGAGTTCACCGTTCAACAGCGCCGAAACCCACAGCCATAGCCCTGGGAAAACCCGGCTTCGGATGACGGATTCATCATCGACAGGCAACAGAACATAACGGCCATCTTGTAACTGCTGAAAGCCTGTCGTCGAACCTGACAAAACCACGACATTTGAAGAGGCACTCAGTCGCAGGCGCCGCAGTGGGTAGATTACTATGGCAGGCAACGGTTCAAACTTTCACATTGGTTCTTTACAACACCCAAGCTGTACTCTATCCAGAATCGGACGGCAAGCCCATGTCCGACAACACCCGGCAGTTTCGCTGGATCGTCTACATCAAAGAAGGCTTGGAGTGGTTGTTCGCGGGCGATCCGAACGTCTTTATCGCAGGCGATCTGCTGTGGTACCCGGTCGAAGGAGACAATAAGATCCGCGAGGCTCCTGACGCGATGGTCGCCTTCGGCCGCCCCAAAGGGGACCGGGGCAGCTACCGTTAGTGGGAAGAGGACAACATTCCACTCCAGGTGGTTTTCGAGGTGCTTTCGCCGAGCAATACCATTTCGGAGATGACTCGCAAGTTTCAGTTCTACCATCGCCACGGTGTCGAAGAGTATTACCTTTGCGACCCGGACGAAGGCACCCTGGATGGATTTGTGCGCCAGGGGACGGCGCTAGCAGGTATCGAGCGGATGGAAGACTGGGTGAGTCCACGGCTGGGCACGCGCTTCGGAATCACGCCGCAAGGAGATCTGCAGTTGTGGCGGCCGGACGGCACCCCCTTCGAGAGCTACGTGGAAATGGCGGCGCGCGCGGAGCAAGAAAGCTTGCGTGCACAAATGGCCGAGCAACGTGCCGAGCGCCTGGCCGAGCGGTTGCGCCAACTGGGGATCGACCCGGACAATGGCGAGCTTTCCAGCTAGACTCCAAAGAAAGCGGTTCTGCCGACCTTCAAGGGTGGTGATCAGTCGTGACACTGGCTAAAGTTCGCAGCTGGACAGTGGATGACTACCATCGCATGCTCCAAAGTGGGATTTTGACTGCCGATGAGCGGGTCGAACTGCTGGGGGGACAGGTCTTCGAAGTAAGCCCGCAAGAACCTCCCCACGCAGCCACGACCCGCCGGTCCTCCCGTTACCTTGACCGCTTGCTCGAAGGCCGGGCTGATGTGAGAACGCAATTGCCGATTACCCTCAGGCCCGACTCGGAGCCTGAGCCTGATATCGCGGTCGTGCGCTGCGACCCCGGCGAGTACGCCGATCGCCACCCAGCCGCCGCGGATGTGTTGCTGCTGATCGAGATAGCCGACGCCACGCTGTCCAAAGATCGCAATCAAAAGGCTCTCATCTATGCCAGGGCAGGTATTGGCGATTACTGGATCCTGGAAACGAACAAACGACGGGCGATCATCTTTCGCGACCCTGGCAGCGAAGGCTACGCGTCTGAGATTAATCTGTCCACTGCGGATTCTTTGTCCCCGGTGGCGTTTCCAGATCTGGTTGTTCCCCTGTCTGCGCTATTTCTGCCGTAGGACGCCCGCCCCCTACCCATTCACCAGGCAATGCGCCCTCGACCTTTGGCGAATGGTTGCTCACCCCTAGCCATAGCTAGTCTGACGGGGTCTGGAGGGTGTGTTGTGGCGGCGATGGAAGAAGCGTTGAACGACAGGCAGCGGGCCTTTCTGGGGACGGGTCTCGCCTTTCCGCTCAGGCTCAGTCTGCAGGGCGGTATCCAGCTCAGTGCCGCCGCCCAGGATGTCGAGGAGGCCATCTGGATTATCTTGCGCACGGGCATCGGCGAGCGGGTCTACCGGCCGAACTTCGGCTCGCGCCTTGCGGATCTGGCCTTTGCGCCCCTCAACACCTCGACCCTGCTGCGCATCCGCTCCTATGTGCGCGAGGCGCTCGAAATTTGGGAGCCGCGCATTGATCTTACCGAGGTGCGCGCCGATCCCGATCCGGTGGCCGGGCGTATTGATATAGTCATCGACTATCGCCTCAAGGGCACCCCCGACCCGCGCAGCCTGGTGTACCCCTTTTATTTGAATCCGCAAGCAGCGGCGGAGTAGGCCTGTGGAATTCGATTTTTTGCCCAAATTGCCCAAGTCCGACCTCGACGATCGCACCTTCGACGATCTGGTGGCCGAGTGTCTGCTGCGCATCCCCCGCTACTGCCCGGAGTGGACCGACTACAACCTGAGCGACCCGGGCATCACGCTCATCGAACTGTTCGCCTGGCTGACCGACCAGATGCTCCTGCGCTTCAACCAGGTACCCCGCCGCAACTACGTGGCCTTTCTGGAACTATTGGGTATTCGATTGCAGCCCCCGGCCCCGGCAGGAACGGACGTGACGCTTTATCTGACCAACGCCCTACCGGATGTCTACCGGGTACCGGCCGGCACCGAGGTGGCCACCGAGCGCACCCAGACCGAGGAGGCAATCGTCTTCAGCACCGACCGGCCGCTGTTGGTGGGTAAGCCCAGTCTGCTGCACTTTTTGACCGCCCAGACCACCGACGAAACCCCCCAGGCACTGCGCGACCGGGTCACGGACCTCTGGACCCGCCAGCCGGGCGGCCAGTGGGGTGGCAGCGAGCAGCCCATATTCGACGAGCAGCCCCAGGCGGGCAATTGTTTTTATCTGGTGGTCGACCCGGAACAGCCCCTCGACGGCAACGTGCTTGCCATCACCCTCAAGGGAGCCGCCGCCACCCCCACCGGCATCAACCCCAACCTGCCCCCGCGTCGCTGGGAAGCCTGGGACGGCCAGCGCTGGCAGTCGGTGCTCTTGCGCGAGGTCGACGACGCTACGCGCGGATTTAGTTTTAGCGAAATGGCCCAGCAGGGCAAAAATCCGCTGCAGGGTGTCGATGTGATCTTGCACCTGCCCCAGCGCTGGCCCCCGGCGCGCTTTACCAGCTATCAGGGCCGCTGGCTGCGCTGCGTGTGCCTGCCCGCCGCCCCCAACCAGCCCGCCTACAGCGCTTCGCCGCGCATCGTCGGCCTTGCCGTGCGTTCGATCGGCGGCACCGTCGGGGCGAGCAACAGCACGACGGTACGCGAAGAGCGCCTCGGCATGAGCGACGGCACCCCGGGTCAGAAATTTCAACTGCAAGGTTCGCCGGTGCTGGCGCGCGGCGCCGCCGAGCACGTGCTTGTCTCCCCCCCGAGCGGCCTGCCGCAGATCTGGAAGGAAGTAGCCGACTTTGCCGACTCCGGCCCGGAGGATCTGCACTACACCGTCGATTCGCTCACCGGCACGGTGCAGTTCGGGCCGCTCATCCGCGAACCGGCCCAGCTCCAACACCAGACCGCCATCCGCTCGCGCATCCAGCAGCAGGGGCTCACCCCGCAACTGGCCGCCGTCGCCGAGGCGAACGCCCAGGAGGAGCGGCAGTACGGCGCCATTCCGCCTCGGGGCTCGGTAATCCGCATGGTGGCCTACCGGGTGGGGGGCGGCCGGATGGGCAACGTCCAGGCAGGAACGCTCAAAGTGCTCAAATCGGCCGTTCCCTACATCGCCCGGGTGACCAACCACCAGCCCGCCCGCAACGGCGCGGACGCCGAATCGCTCGATCAGGCCGTGCTGCGCGCCCCGCAGATGCTGCGCACCCGCGACCGGGCGGTGACCGCCGAGGATTTTGAGATTCTCACCGAGCGCGGAGCGGGTGGGGCGGTGGCCCGGGTCAAGTGCCTGCCCACCCCCGAGGGGGCGGCGGGTACCGTGCGGCTGATGGTCGTTCCCCAGGCGAACGTGGATGCGGTTGGACGCGGGGAGGGCCTCAACCCCGATCGCTTCACCCTCAGGCCCCAGCTGCAGCAGCAGATCCTGGGCTATTTGGAGCAGCGGCGGCTGATGGGGGTGCAGGTGCAGCTGGCCGAACCCGAGTACGTCGGGGTGGCGGTACAGACCGAAGTGGCCCTGGAGCCCGAGTACAACAACCCCCGCGCCCAGCAGGAAATTTTGTTCAACCTGCGCGTGGCCCTCTACCGCTTTCTCAACCCGGTCACCGGCGGGCCGGACGGCAAGGGCTGGCCCTTCGGCCGGCCGGTCTACCCTTCGGATATCGTGGCGCTGTTGCAGCAGACGGCGGGGGTGCGCTATCTAGGGGCGGTGCTGCTCTTTTCGGTGCGCAAGCGCGGCCCCAACTGGACGCGCAAACCCGCCCCCGACCCGGTGGTCGATCCCGGTCCTTTGGGGCTCATCTGCTCGTGGGCCGACAACCGCCTGCGCTCCAGCCACGTCATCAACCTGATTGCCCGCTAGGAGACGCACGGTGACCCAGGCCCGCGACCACAAACTCCTGGCCGTCCAGATCACCCCGATGCGGGTGCCCGAGGCGGTGCCCCTGGCCGGGCTGATGGTCAACGGCCCCGAGGAAAGCGTGGCGATGAACGCCCGCAGCAACGGGCTATTGCTCCATCCGGGTGAACCCAGCGAGATGGTGGTGCAGATCAAAAACCTGGGCAAGCGCCCCATCTGGCTCAATTTGCGCGTCGAGGGCGATTTTCCGGTCGACTGGTACCGCTTCGGTATGGAGGGCAACCAGATCGCCCCCGGCCATCAGATGGAGGCAGTCATCTACTTCCAGGTGCCCGCGTCCTATTTCGAAGATCAAAAAGCGCTCACCCCCAAAAAAAAGCGCCACCTCGACCTCGATTTTCAGGGCCGCATCTATTTTTTCTACGGCATCAACGCCCTCGAACTCGACCAGGTCGAATTGGAGGAGTTCAGTGTTCATGTGCGCGCCCACAGCCTTTATCTCAACTACCTGCCCGCCCTCTACCGCGAAGTCGACTTTATCGGCCGGTTTCTGAAGATTTTTGAGGAGACCTTCGAGCCCGCCTTTCACGGCCTGGAGGGCATGTGGGCCAACCTCGACCCGCTGACTGCCCCCAGGGCGCTGTTGCCG
Protein-coding sequences here:
- the gatA gene encoding Asp-tRNA(Asn)/Glu-tRNA(Gln) amidotransferase subunit GatA produces the protein MTSIGQLRSQVTSKERSAVEVARQYLERAERLDTEVHAFLRLTPERALAAAEAVDAKIARGEDPGLLAGVPVAIKDNLCMVGIPTTCASKILENYRPPYESTVTRLLEEQGALIIGKTNLDEFAMGSSTENSAFGPTRNPWDLGRVPGGSSGGSAAAVAAGGAVASLGSDTGGSIRQPASFCGVVGLKPTYGLVSRYGLVAFASSLDQIGPFTRTVEDAALVLQAIAGHDPLDSTSLAVNVPDYRQALVSDLKGVKVGFVKEFFAEGLDPDVADAVFEAIEVMRDLGAQIQEVSCPRFARGLSTYYIIATSEASANLARYDGVKYGLRDREADALVPMYGRTREEGFGSEVKRRIMLGTYALSAGYYDAYYLKAQKVRTLIKQDYLDAFAKVDVLVGPTAPTTAFAFGDKVSDPLSMYLSDIYTIPLNLAGVAGASIPCGFDAKGLPIGFQIMANALEEGKLLRAAYAYEQATEWHKRTPALAAEALTR
- a CDS encoding glycosyltransferase family 4 protein gives rise to the protein MKVALVHEYLIKQGGSENVVEALKGLFPEAPIYTSYFGAATMPERWRRYDVRPSFLQKLPLGGSTSYQRRLQYVLPLMPAAYESFDLREFDVVISSSHAFAKGVLTRQDALHLSYIHTPTRYLWDMTWEYQRDFRVPLVGALMPLVLSALRTWDFQAAQRPDYLMANSRYVQQRIAKFYRRPSTVVYPPVDTQFFQPVAAPSLEYYLAAGRFVPYKRLDLAVEAFNRLGLPLWVAGEGPDLARLRAKARPNVVFLPYQPPKQLADLFANCRALIFPGEEDFGIVPVEVQACGRPVVAYGRGGATETVADGESGVLFGEQTVEALVAAVERCEQLHWWPDRIRARAENFSQARFGQAVRSCVARALAGELNFGPGRA
- a CDS encoding S41 family peptidase, whose translation is MARQCWNRRTGWWWGLCLWATGMPVFAQGEPQLPAATEPPRIAASRYQAGADLQTVVALLQQQALDEGGRTASLSSERSYRELVVAQETEGKGRDPKLVEYEVIAKVLGKYGGKGDALLTPEQLQRERQRDRASVSVTPVGEGIAQVRVASLGFGSASQVSQALHQADHSRGVILDLRGASGEDAQSVADTARLFFPIGASPLVQTVGARDSVRRWDSKVRAVAVDLPVVVLIDKKTRAGAEALAAQLGRTGRAQVLGTRTAGADLFSESFALPSGAAVRLVTGRWRTGDGRGLAEGVEPTEPSGTDPLPRAVELLASQPGQPLKPNVFPARGEIGDKTLGFNAGTGDLGLAGAVEYFRGGESNAMRPSDELKIWFVPDYIVLNYKPSSSLLNFFADRIYSTAANTVTDKGIRIGSGYNDILEAYGNPGTGGYNELFPFPERSRANRPDRYYVNYDAIGVSFGLETGTNVVREIGIYKPGS
- a CDS encoding CTP synthase, with the protein product MTKYVFVTGGVVSSIGKGIVAASLGRLLKSRGYSVTILKLDPYINVDPGTMSPFQHGEVFVTNDGAETDLDLGHYERFTDTDVSKLNNVTTGSIYQSVINKERRGDYMGGTVQVIPHITNEIKERIRRVAHDTNPDVVIVEVGGTVGDIESLPFLEAIRQFRKDVGRENVLYIHVTYILHIPTAGEMKTKPTQHSVKELRSIGIQPDILVCRSDRPLSVGIKDKISEFCDVPVRAVITCQDAQTIYAVPLNLEREGLAHQAITLLGLEQRQPDLRDWEILVDRICNPSRSVTIAIVGKYVRLSDAYISVVEALRHAAVALDAEVKVEWVSAEAVEERGAGYFLNNVDGAVVPGGFGSRGIDGKVSAIEFSRGHQLPFLGLCLGMQCSVIEWARHTAGLAANSTEFDPQTPNPVISLLPEQADVVDLGGTMRLGLWPCRLQEGTLAHRLYGESLVYERHRHRYEFNNAYRKAIIEAGFQISGTSPDERLVEIIELADHPYFIATQFHPEFKSRPNKPHPLFFGLVRAALERKETQRLPASPAPVPLPSAV
- a CDS encoding Uma2 family endonuclease, with the translated sequence MDDYHRMLQSGILTADERVELLGGQVFEVSPQEPPHAATTRRSSRYLDRLLEGRADVRTQLPITLRPDSEPEPDIAVVRCDPGEYADRHPAAADVLLLIEIADATLSKDRNQKALIYARAGIGDYWILETNKRRAIIFRDPGSEGYASEINLSTADSLSPVAFPDLVVPLSALFLP
- a CDS encoding GPW/gp25 family protein translates to MEEALNDRQRAFLGTGLAFPLRLSLQGGIQLSAAAQDVEEAIWIILRTGIGERVYRPNFGSRLADLAFAPLNTSTLLRIRSYVREALEIWEPRIDLTEVRADPDPVAGRIDIVIDYRLKGTPDPRSLVYPFYLNPQAAAE